One region of Epilithonimonas zeae genomic DNA includes:
- a CDS encoding sodium:solute symporter produces the protein MSTVDWTVLIVTLVAVVVYGVFIGRGQQSNESYLKADNKMPWYIVLVGIMATQASAITFLSAPGQAYTDGMRFVQYYFGLPLAMIVICITFIPIFQRLNVYTAYEYLENRFDKKTRVLTSLLFLFSRGLSTGISIYAPSIILSSVLNWNIYLTNVLTGGILLIYTYVGGAKAIAHTQKLQFLIILGTMAFAGYLLIENMPNGIGFRDALYLAGKSGKLNVITTEFDWKDKYNIWSGIIGGFFLALSYFGTDQSQVGRYITAKDNTNAKMGLLLNGLVKIPMQFAILLIGALLFSFFSLKPAPIYFNEISYQNLKDSKPEQAAVFEKEHQDLQVKFNAESKEILKLKETHSPELNKTIQNFKNTQTEVKALHGRVEEAINQSNLNAEKTDTNYIFLYFVKNTLPSGMIGLLFAVIFLASWGSISAALNSLAACSLKDVHLIFKKEIPDDKTELKYSRLHTLAWGIFSIGVAMFATQMGSLIEAVNVLGSLFYGPILGIFLVAFYYKKITGPNVFMAAILSEIMVIAVYQFDIVSFLWLNVIGAAGVIIFSAIGLVFYKPKAVNS, from the coding sequence ATGAGTACAGTAGATTGGACAGTTCTTATTGTTACATTGGTTGCAGTGGTCGTTTACGGCGTCTTCATTGGTCGCGGACAACAAAGCAATGAATCCTACCTGAAAGCAGACAACAAAATGCCATGGTACATCGTTTTAGTTGGGATTATGGCGACGCAGGCGAGTGCGATTACCTTTCTTTCAGCACCAGGACAAGCCTATACAGACGGGATGCGATTCGTTCAATATTACTTTGGTTTGCCTTTGGCGATGATTGTGATCTGTATTACGTTTATCCCGATTTTTCAACGGTTGAATGTTTATACGGCTTATGAATATTTGGAAAACCGTTTTGATAAAAAAACGAGGGTATTGACTTCACTGCTTTTTCTTTTTTCCAGAGGCTTATCAACGGGAATCAGTATTTATGCGCCGAGTATTATTTTATCGAGCGTTTTAAATTGGAATATTTATTTAACGAATGTTTTAACAGGTGGAATTCTGTTGATCTACACCTATGTTGGAGGAGCAAAAGCAATCGCTCACACTCAAAAATTACAGTTCCTTATTATTTTAGGAACAATGGCTTTTGCAGGGTATCTGTTGATTGAAAATATGCCGAATGGAATCGGTTTTAGAGATGCACTTTATTTGGCAGGGAAATCCGGAAAGCTCAATGTCATCACCACAGAATTTGATTGGAAAGATAAATATAATATCTGGAGCGGAATAATTGGCGGTTTTTTCTTAGCATTATCTTATTTCGGTACAGACCAGAGCCAGGTTGGCAGGTATATTACGGCAAAAGACAACACCAACGCCAAAATGGGTCTGCTGTTGAATGGATTGGTTAAAATTCCGATGCAGTTCGCAATTCTTTTAATTGGTGCTTTGCTTTTTTCATTCTTTTCTTTAAAACCGGCTCCGATTTATTTTAATGAAATATCTTATCAAAATTTAAAGGACTCAAAACCTGAACAGGCTGCGGTTTTTGAAAAAGAGCATCAGGATTTACAGGTGAAGTTTAATGCAGAGTCGAAAGAAATTTTAAAGCTGAAAGAAACTCACTCTCCAGAACTTAATAAAACAATTCAGAATTTTAAAAATACACAAACCGAGGTAAAAGCACTTCACGGAAGGGTAGAAGAAGCTATTAATCAATCCAATCTTAATGCAGAAAAAACAGATACGAATTATATTTTCCTGTATTTCGTAAAAAATACCTTGCCTTCAGGGATGATCGGTTTATTGTTTGCCGTCATTTTTCTGGCGAGTTGGGGTTCTATTTCAGCAGCTTTAAACTCCCTTGCTGCTTGTTCTTTGAAAGATGTCCATTTGATATTTAAAAAAGAAATTCCAGATGACAAGACCGAATTGAAGTATAGCCGCCTTCACACTTTAGCGTGGGGGATTTTCTCAATTGGTGTCGCGATGTTTGCCACTCAAATGGGTTCGCTTATTGAAGCAGTGAATGTATTGGGGTCACTTTTCTACGGTCCGATATTGGGCATCTTCCTTGTTGCATTTTACTATAAAAAAATCACAGGTCCGAATGTATTTATGGCAGCCATTCTGTCAGAAATAATGGTGATTGCCGTTTATCAGTTCGACATCGTTTCATTCCTTTGGCTTAATGTCATCGGGGCAGCAGGAGTCATTATATTTTCTGCAATCGGGTTAGTGTTTTATAAACCGAAAGCTGTAAATTCGTAA
- a CDS encoding PIG-L family deacetylase, translating into MFNKVLTVFILGLCSIFCSAQQLRSAKSSEIYRELKTLKQLPKVLYLAAHPDDENTGLLSWLIHDQNVETGYLSLTRGDGGQNLLGSEYGAALGLIRTHELLEARKLDGARQFFTRAIDFGFSKNTTDTFKQWDLDSITADVVWVIRKFRPDVIICRFPPTAAAGHGQHAASAVIAEKAFKLAGDKNAFPDQLKYVNVWQPKRVLWNTFRFGNNNTTAENQLKVTVGQYDAHLGMGYGELAGLSRSLHKSQGAGTQSVAGIKTEYFSHVAGEPAKSTLFDGINKTWTKEGNPDIDVSLDKIIADFNFNHPDLSLPALLALRKKVLALKDSDLKKDKIKSLDNIILSCAGFMGEVVTNQAEAVAGDNYNFRLNLISRAENPVVLDNVKWLNQSENLNRKLSKDSLITIQHDIQIPVDAALTEPYWLAKPAVNAATFSVPNDTLIGLPEAESPLNVLLDLKIGSEKLQVKLPLSFKKLDPVRGDVVEALRIVPALELKFTQPLYLVKENEDLHLSLNFKVNSNRQFKNGKVNLLYNGERLGGGDLKSINEKDVTVDYVIPKTQLASIKSNQLQLDANFVADGVTYNKKQVLIQYPHLPSLQYFTPATVAVMKGDIQVKVKKVGYIQGAGDFIPEFLRIAGIQVDVLKDEDFYGNLDESGGSQNKLSQYDAIVLGVRANNTEKKLGRWMPFLWSYVKSGGNLVMQYNTNQDTTVDQLGMYNFTIANKRVTEENAEVKFLNPDHKLLNYPNKITADDFKGWVQERGAYFPVQWDAAYEPLFEMHDTGEESLQGSTLYAKYGKGNFIYTPLAFFRQLPAGNVGAARLFLNFLSAQKN; encoded by the coding sequence ATGTTCAATAAAGTATTAACTGTATTTATTCTTGGCCTTTGTTCAATTTTTTGTTCAGCTCAACAGCTACGCTCCGCAAAGTCTTCTGAGATATACCGCGAACTCAAAACCCTTAAACAGCTTCCTAAAGTTTTATACCTTGCGGCTCATCCCGATGATGAAAATACAGGATTACTTTCCTGGTTAATCCACGACCAAAATGTAGAAACAGGCTATTTGTCTCTAACAAGAGGTGACGGAGGTCAGAACTTATTAGGCAGCGAATACGGCGCTGCATTAGGTCTGATCAGAACCCACGAATTGTTGGAAGCAAGAAAGTTAGACGGAGCCCGGCAGTTTTTTACACGTGCCATTGACTTTGGATTTTCTAAAAATACAACCGATACTTTTAAACAGTGGGATTTAGACAGCATTACGGCTGATGTTGTCTGGGTAATCCGTAAATTCCGTCCGGATGTTATCATTTGTCGTTTTCCGCCTACTGCTGCGGCAGGTCACGGTCAACACGCAGCTTCGGCTGTCATTGCAGAAAAAGCATTTAAGTTGGCAGGCGATAAAAATGCTTTCCCTGATCAATTAAAATATGTGAATGTATGGCAACCAAAACGAGTATTGTGGAACACTTTCAGATTTGGCAACAATAATACAACTGCAGAAAATCAACTGAAAGTTACTGTTGGACAATATGATGCTCACCTTGGAATGGGTTATGGTGAACTGGCAGGATTAAGCCGAAGTTTACATAAAAGCCAGGGTGCAGGAACACAGTCTGTAGCTGGGATCAAAACGGAGTATTTTTCCCACGTTGCCGGAGAGCCTGCAAAATCAACACTTTTTGATGGAATCAATAAAACGTGGACAAAAGAAGGAAATCCTGATATTGATGTGTCATTAGATAAAATCATTGCAGATTTCAATTTCAATCATCCTGATCTCAGTTTGCCTGCGTTACTTGCTTTGCGAAAAAAAGTTTTGGCTCTAAAAGATTCAGATTTAAAAAAGGATAAAATTAAATCACTTGACAATATCATTTTAAGCTGTGCCGGATTTATGGGCGAGGTGGTAACTAATCAAGCGGAAGCAGTTGCTGGTGATAATTATAATTTTAGATTAAATTTAATTTCGAGAGCTGAAAATCCTGTTGTTTTAGATAATGTAAAATGGTTAAATCAGTCAGAAAACTTGAACAGAAAACTATCAAAAGATTCTTTAATTACCATTCAGCACGATATTCAGATTCCTGTAGATGCAGCGCTTACAGAACCATATTGGCTGGCAAAACCAGCTGTAAACGCAGCCACTTTTTCTGTTCCCAATGATACCTTAATCGGTTTACCCGAGGCAGAATCACCACTAAATGTTTTGCTTGATTTAAAAATCGGCTCGGAAAAACTTCAGGTTAAACTTCCTTTATCGTTCAAGAAATTAGATCCGGTGCGTGGCGATGTGGTTGAGGCTTTGCGAATCGTTCCTGCATTGGAGCTGAAATTTACACAGCCACTTTATTTAGTCAAAGAAAATGAAGATTTACATTTGAGTTTAAATTTTAAGGTTAATTCAAATAGACAGTTTAAAAATGGAAAAGTAAATTTGTTGTATAACGGAGAACGGTTAGGCGGTGGTGATTTAAAATCAATCAATGAAAAAGATGTTACCGTCGATTATGTTATTCCAAAAACCCAACTTGCTTCAATAAAATCAAATCAGTTGCAATTGGATGCCAATTTTGTTGCAGATGGAGTGACTTATAATAAAAAACAGGTACTAATTCAATATCCTCATTTGCCTTCCTTACAATATTTTACACCTGCCACTGTAGCTGTAATGAAAGGTGATATTCAAGTTAAGGTTAAAAAAGTCGGTTACATACAAGGAGCTGGTGATTTCATTCCTGAGTTTTTACGTATTGCAGGAATTCAGGTTGATGTTTTGAAGGACGAAGATTTTTATGGTAACCTAGATGAATCTGGCGGAAGTCAAAATAAACTTTCACAATATGATGCGATCGTTCTTGGAGTTCGTGCAAATAACACAGAGAAAAAGCTTGGGCGCTGGATGCCTTTTTTATGGTCTTATGTAAAGAGCGGAGGGAATTTGGTGATGCAATACAACACCAATCAGGATACAACGGTTGACCAATTGGGAATGTACAATTTTACGATTGCCAACAAGCGTGTTACCGAAGAAAATGCTGAGGTTAAATTTTTAAATCCCGATCATAAATTACTGAACTATCCAAACAAAATTACTGCGGATGATTTCAAAGGCTGGGTACAGGAGCGTGGCGCTTATTTCCCCGTTCAATGGGATGCAGCCTATGAACCGCTTTTTGAAATGCACGATACAGGAGAAGAGTCTCTGCAGGGATCAACTTTATATGCGAAATACGGGAAGGGTAATTTTATTTACACACCGTTGGCATTTTTCAGACAGTTACCTGCGGGAAATGTTGGTGCGGCACGATTATTTTTAAACTTTTTATCTGCACAGAAAAACTGA
- a CDS encoding helix-turn-helix domain-containing protein: MYRYLIILTFLVVSASGFSQNNKDMSISDQVSKLYVLNLKDADEIFERGQKILRIARSKKERVFGYFMLADALYKKERYSESLRYYKKTDSIQAELGDKPRFINHFFITDIYLKVGLLVKAKESLKEVLLHTDKIDEPLVKDLIVQQQAVFLEEIYDYCGAIPMRENNVLFSEKLYIEKPIELINKNVLIYAYNMLIFDYLKCGRDKEAKHYSNKLDQIVDNTLPDKLDLDYLYYLNKAIFYIENHQIKQSKLWFDKALKAAEESKQNYMIKISLEERINYNIDSGASRKVYIKKLNQLKNNARIEANKIISSEEKSKNDLIKSRYNPLLIVSIILILVAAGVLIFLFSKERNYAKMINKIDAEDQAGNVNLTEERQDKQRFISGDSGSPNSEMAIHYKSEQLTIPQKLLSKEKEEELLSKLMEFEEGTEFTEKNFTISTMVMLFETNPKYINYLLQQHRGKLFSDYINTLRIRYLCQILESKPEYRNYKISYLSDLAGYSSHSRFASIFKKEMGVSPSEFISKLSDVKY; encoded by the coding sequence ATGTACCGATATTTAATTATTCTTACATTCTTAGTTGTGTCTGCCTCTGGATTTTCGCAAAATAATAAAGATATGTCAATTAGTGATCAGGTTAGTAAGCTATATGTACTAAACCTTAAAGATGCTGATGAAATCTTTGAAAGAGGACAAAAAATCTTGCGGATTGCCAGGAGTAAAAAAGAACGTGTATTCGGATATTTCATGCTGGCGGATGCTCTGTACAAAAAAGAGAGGTACAGCGAATCTTTGCGCTATTACAAAAAAACGGATTCAATACAAGCAGAATTAGGCGACAAGCCCCGATTTATCAATCATTTTTTCATTACCGATATCTATCTGAAAGTTGGGTTATTAGTCAAAGCGAAAGAAAGCTTGAAGGAGGTATTGCTGCATACCGACAAAATAGATGAGCCACTTGTTAAGGATCTTATCGTTCAGCAGCAGGCTGTATTTCTTGAAGAAATTTACGATTACTGCGGAGCAATCCCGATGCGGGAAAACAATGTTCTGTTCTCAGAGAAACTCTATATCGAAAAACCTATAGAACTAATCAATAAGAACGTACTTATATACGCCTACAACATGTTGATTTTCGATTATCTGAAATGCGGAAGGGATAAGGAGGCCAAACACTATTCAAATAAGCTCGATCAGATTGTGGACAACACTCTGCCGGATAAGTTAGATTTAGATTATCTATATTATCTTAATAAAGCTATTTTTTACATTGAAAACCATCAGATAAAACAATCAAAATTATGGTTTGACAAAGCGCTAAAAGCTGCAGAGGAGTCAAAACAAAATTATATGATTAAAATATCATTGGAAGAGCGTATAAATTATAATATCGATAGCGGAGCTTCCAGGAAAGTTTATATTAAAAAATTAAATCAGCTTAAAAACAATGCGAGAATTGAAGCTAATAAAATTATCAGTTCCGAAGAAAAATCTAAAAATGATTTAATAAAGAGCCGCTATAATCCGCTTCTAATCGTGAGTATCATTTTAATATTAGTTGCGGCTGGCGTTTTAATATTTCTATTTTCCAAAGAGCGCAATTACGCGAAGATGATAAACAAAATTGATGCGGAGGATCAGGCTGGAAATGTTAACCTAACGGAAGAGCGTCAAGATAAGCAGCGTTTTATTTCCGGTGATTCCGGCTCTCCTAATTCTGAGATGGCAATCCATTATAAAAGTGAGCAACTTACAATTCCTCAAAAACTATTGTCTAAGGAAAAAGAAGAAGAGTTACTATCCAAACTTATGGAGTTTGAAGAAGGGACTGAGTTTACTGAGAAAAACTTCACCATCTCTACAATGGTCATGTTGTTCGAAACCAATCCAAAATATATCAATTACCTTTTGCAGCAGCATCGCGGTAAACTGTTCAGCGATTATATCAACACGCTCAGGATCCGATACTTGTGTCAAATACTTGAAAGCAAACCAGAATATAGGAATTACAAAATAAGTTACCTGTCCGATCTGGCCGGTTATTCTTCCCACAGCAGATTTGCATCAATCTTTAAAAAAGAGATGGGCGTTTCGCCTTCGGAGTTTATCAGCAAGCTTTCAGATGTAAAATATTAA